In one window of Leptolyngbya sp. CCY15150 DNA:
- a CDS encoding ribonuclease HII, whose protein sequence is MLYQQLNLLDWSGPSPGWGKIAGVDEVGRGALFGPVVAAAVMLPEACFDDLIQQGVTDSKQLSASQRTALDTQIRRVAIACTVGLASVQEIDRLNILQASLLAMQRAIMRLSPTPELCLIDGNRKISTLTLPQHTIIQGDRTCLAIAAASIVAKVWRDQLITRLDARYPGYGLAAHKGYGTAKHRQAIQTLGISPQHRRSFRPCQPLSSDAGSTSGHLEPSSNPLEILPPNPN, encoded by the coding sequence ATGCTCTATCAGCAGCTTAACCTGTTGGACTGGTCTGGGCCATCCCCTGGATGGGGAAAGATTGCTGGCGTCGATGAAGTAGGACGCGGAGCCCTGTTTGGCCCAGTGGTTGCCGCTGCCGTCATGCTTCCTGAAGCTTGCTTCGACGACTTGATTCAGCAAGGCGTCACCGATAGTAAGCAGCTTTCTGCCTCCCAGCGCACCGCCTTGGATACCCAGATTCGCCGTGTGGCAATCGCCTGTACCGTGGGTCTAGCGTCGGTTCAGGAAATCGATCGCCTGAATATTCTCCAGGCCTCCCTGCTGGCCATGCAGCGGGCCATTATGCGCCTGTCCCCCACCCCTGAGCTATGCCTGATTGACGGCAACCGTAAAATTTCCACCCTCACCCTGCCGCAGCACACGATCATTCAAGGCGATCGCACCTGTCTAGCGATCGCCGCCGCTAGCATTGTCGCCAAAGTATGGCGAGATCAGCTGATCACCCGCCTTGACGCTCGATATCCAGGCTATGGTCTCGCCGCTCACAAAGGCTACGGCACCGCCAAGCATCGCCAAGCTATCCAGACCCTGGGCATTTCTCCCCAACACCGTCGATCCTTCCGCCCCTGCCAACCGCTCTCATCAGATGCTGGTTCTACATCGGGTCATCTAGAACCCAGCAGTAACCCATTAGAGATACTGCCGCCAAACCCCAACTAA
- a CDS encoding universal stress protein — translation MFQKILVAVDCSEMGRHVFNHALSLAKPIQAELLLLHVLTAEESGSPDMFVSPGLSYYPVVNDAMLKVYREQWQEFEERGLNMLRSLSDVAQSHGVTTTYRQIPGSPGRIICSMAEETGVDLVIMGRRGLSAIREMLMGSVSNYVLHHAPCSTLTIQVPEDGAAKPSDAQETAASR, via the coding sequence ATGTTTCAAAAAATTCTTGTCGCGGTTGATTGCTCTGAAATGGGGCGACATGTCTTTAACCACGCCCTATCCCTAGCGAAGCCTATCCAAGCCGAGCTACTCCTGCTGCATGTTTTAACAGCGGAGGAATCGGGTAGCCCTGATATGTTTGTCAGCCCAGGACTCAGCTACTATCCCGTGGTCAACGATGCCATGCTGAAGGTGTATCGAGAGCAATGGCAAGAATTTGAGGAACGGGGGCTGAATATGCTGCGATCGCTCTCCGATGTGGCCCAATCCCACGGCGTCACCACCACCTACCGACAAATTCCAGGTAGCCCAGGCCGGATCATCTGCTCCATGGCCGAGGAGACCGGCGTTGATCTGGTGATCATGGGACGACGAGGGCTGTCTGCCATTCGAGAAATGCTCATGGGCAGCGTCAGCAACTATGTGCTGCATCACGCACCTTGCTCCACGCTAACCATTCAAGTTCCTGAAGATGGAGCCGCAAAGCCCAGTGATGCCCAAGAAACGGCGGCCTCACGGTAG
- a CDS encoding lipase family protein, translating into MLSPYQELETMVDLDYAQAVTCALLSRDIYEDFASPRLNGFEKTHPYYVLDDPSTDTQGAVIVDSDASTIHIVFRGSSHEKDWDINRSFSPTVAEFKQEVIQGEIVEEQEKTYPYAEGSSSGSMMHSGFVKAYMAEKIRPAIHQYLNDHITAAPPRVIVTGHSLGGAIATLCAVDIQYNFESKISSIELYSFGAPRVGNRNFQESFSRRVPQSYRFIYGMDMVPALPRPWQGYVHTDHEYRLGSRFGWQFLSRRFKDHKIDNYIEALQSKLSKS; encoded by the coding sequence ATGCTGTCCCCCTATCAAGAGCTAGAGACTATGGTAGACCTAGACTATGCCCAAGCCGTCACCTGTGCGCTCTTATCCAGAGACATTTATGAAGACTTTGCTAGCCCGCGTCTCAATGGATTTGAGAAAACTCACCCCTACTATGTATTAGACGATCCAAGCACCGATACCCAAGGAGCCGTGATCGTTGATTCAGATGCTTCAACCATCCATATCGTGTTTCGCGGCAGCTCCCATGAAAAAGACTGGGACATCAACCGCAGCTTCAGTCCCACCGTTGCTGAGTTCAAGCAAGAGGTGATTCAAGGGGAAATTGTGGAGGAACAGGAGAAGACCTATCCCTATGCAGAAGGCAGTTCATCGGGGTCGATGATGCACTCTGGGTTTGTGAAGGCTTATATGGCTGAGAAGATCCGACCGGCCATACACCAATACCTCAACGACCACATCACCGCCGCCCCACCCCGAGTTATTGTGACCGGGCATAGCCTAGGGGGAGCGATCGCAACGCTCTGTGCTGTCGATATTCAATATAACTTCGAAAGTAAGATAAGCAGCATTGAACTCTACAGCTTTGGTGCGCCCCGCGTCGGTAACCGCAACTTTCAAGAGTCCTTCAGTCGTCGAGTACCCCAAAGCTATCGGTTTATCTACGGCATGGACATGGTGCCAGCCCTACCCAGACCCTGGCAAGGCTACGTTCATACAGACCATGAGTACCGTTTAGGATCTCGGTTTGGCTGGCAGTTTCTATCTCGACGCTTCAAAGACCATAAAATTGACAACTATATTGAAGCCCTGCAGAGCAAGCTGTCCAAGTCCTAA
- a CDS encoding RNA-binding protein, with product MSIYVGNLSYDVTQEDLSEIFAEYGTVKRVHLPTDRETGRPRGFAFVELGTDEEENAAIEDLDGAEWMNRDLRVNKAKPRENNRSGGGGGGSRGGWNNSRSY from the coding sequence ATGTCAATTTACGTTGGTAACCTCTCTTATGATGTTACACAGGAAGACCTGTCTGAAATTTTTGCAGAATATGGGACGGTGAAGCGCGTTCATCTGCCCACCGACCGTGAGACAGGTCGTCCTAGAGGTTTTGCTTTTGTCGAGCTGGGAACAGACGAAGAAGAAAACGCTGCTATCGAAGACTTGGACGGCGCTGAATGGATGAACCGCGATCTGCGGGTCAACAAGGCGAAGCCCCGTGAAAATAACCGCAGTGGTGGCGGCGGCGGTGGAAGCCGTGGTGGCTGGAACAACAGCCGTAGCTACTAA
- the rpsU gene encoding 30S ribosomal protein S21: MTQVILGENEGIESGLRRFKRKVSQAGIFPDMRKNRHFETPIEKRKRKALARRKQRRRQSRF, from the coding sequence ATGACCCAAGTAATTCTGGGCGAAAATGAAGGTATAGAGTCAGGGCTACGACGCTTCAAGCGTAAGGTTTCTCAAGCGGGCATTTTTCCAGATATGCGGAAGAATCGTCACTTTGAAACACCGATCGAAAAGCGTAAGCGGAAGGCGCTGGCCCGTCGTAAGCAACGTCGCCGTCAATCTCGGTTCTAG
- the lexA gene encoding transcriptional repressor LexA, translated as MEALTEVQQQLYDWLIDYIRENQHSPSIRQMMRAMGLRSPAPIQSRLEHLRNKGYIDWTEGKARTIRILKSLNPGVPIMGEIAAGGLIEPVTDDAEAEHLDISGVQLKHKDYALRVTGDSMINAMIADGDIVIMRPVFEPDRIKDGTIVAARVEGFGNTLKHFYRRDNHVTLEAANDNYKPIHVPADAVQLQGVLVGVWRQYL; from the coding sequence ATGGAAGCCCTGACAGAAGTCCAACAACAGTTATACGACTGGCTGATCGACTACATCCGCGAGAACCAGCATTCCCCATCCATCCGTCAGATGATGCGAGCCATGGGGCTGCGATCGCCCGCTCCTATCCAGAGTCGTCTAGAGCACCTGCGCAACAAAGGGTACATCGACTGGACGGAGGGCAAAGCCCGCACAATTCGCATCCTCAAGTCGCTGAATCCTGGCGTGCCGATTATGGGTGAGATCGCCGCTGGGGGCTTGATTGAACCCGTTACCGACGACGCAGAAGCAGAACATCTCGACATTTCCGGCGTTCAGCTCAAGCATAAAGACTACGCTCTGCGGGTCACGGGCGACAGTATGATCAACGCCATGATCGCCGATGGAGATATCGTGATCATGCGCCCAGTGTTTGAACCCGATCGCATCAAAGATGGCACCATTGTGGCCGCTCGGGTAGAAGGCTTTGGCAACACTCTCAAGCATTTTTATCGCCGCGATAACCACGTCACCCTAGAAGCAGCGAACGACAACTACAAGCCCATTCATGTACCCGCCGATGCTGTACAGTTGCAGGGTGTTTTAGTTGGGGTTTGGCGGCAGTATCTCTAA
- the ppsA gene encoding phosphoenolpyruvate synthase, with product MVNLPFASRSDSGHTKDNALILWFEEVGIADIPYVGGKNASLGEMIQQLMPKGVSVPTGFATTAYAFRYFIEKAGLKEQLRSLFSDLDVENMPNLRERGQQARGLILNTPFPKDLEEAIALAYLRLCERYGVNGELCDRFEGEEREACRRYSSDVDVAVRSSATAEDLPDASFAGQQETYLNVHGVKGVLESCHKCFASLFTDRAISYRTIKGFDHFEVALSVGVQKMVRSDLASSGVMFSIDTETGFKDAALVTAAYGLGENVVQGAVNPDEYFVFKPTLKQGFRPILEKRLGSKEIKMVYDTGGSKLTKNVTVSDSERCKYAITDDEILKLAEWACIIEDHYSNVRGMYTPMDIEWAKDGITGELFIVQARPETVQSQKAGNVLRSYRLQGTSDVLITGRAVGEMIGQGDARVILDVHGIDQFKPGEVLVTNKTDPDWEPIMKRASAIVTNQGGRTCHAAIIAREMGIPAIVGCGNATGVLKTGQAVTVSCSEGEEGRVYAGLVPFEVQETQLDNLPRTRTQILMNVGNPDEAFGLSSIPCDGVGLARFEFIIANHIKAHPLALLHFDTLEDEAAKRDIAELTALYDHKPDFFVDKLAHGIGMIAAAFYPKPVVVRMSDFKSNEYANLLGGRQFEPSEENPMIGWRGASRYYDPSYAEAYGLECKALKRVRDDMGLTNVIPMIPFCRTPDEGRKVLAEMEKHGLKRGDNGLQVYVMCEIPSNVILADAFSQVFDGFSIGSNDLTQLTLGLDRDSSLVAHIFDERNEAVKHMVRMVIEAAKRNHRKIGICGQAPSDYPEFAEFLVEQGIDSISLNPDSVMKTLLAIAKVEETQS from the coding sequence ATGGTTAACCTACCATTCGCATCAAGAAGTGATTCCGGACATACCAAAGACAATGCATTGATTCTTTGGTTTGAAGAGGTTGGCATTGCAGATATTCCGTATGTAGGCGGGAAAAATGCCTCCCTAGGAGAGATGATCCAGCAGCTCATGCCCAAAGGGGTGAGTGTTCCCACAGGCTTTGCCACGACAGCCTATGCCTTCCGCTACTTCATTGAAAAAGCTGGGCTGAAGGAACAACTGCGATCGCTCTTTTCTGATCTCGATGTGGAAAACATGCCCAACCTGCGGGAACGCGGTCAGCAAGCCCGAGGTTTGATCTTAAATACGCCCTTTCCAAAGGATCTCGAAGAAGCGATCGCCCTTGCCTACCTGCGCCTCTGTGAACGCTATGGCGTCAATGGTGAATTGTGCGATCGCTTTGAAGGAGAAGAACGGGAAGCCTGCCGACGCTACAGCAGCGATGTAGACGTAGCAGTACGCTCCAGCGCCACCGCCGAAGACTTGCCCGATGCTAGTTTTGCTGGACAGCAAGAAACCTATCTGAATGTCCATGGCGTCAAGGGCGTGCTGGAATCCTGCCACAAGTGCTTTGCCTCTCTGTTTACCGATCGCGCCATTTCCTATCGCACCATCAAGGGATTTGACCACTTTGAAGTGGCGCTCTCCGTGGGCGTGCAAAAAATGGTGCGGTCTGACCTAGCCTCCTCGGGCGTGATGTTCTCCATCGATACCGAAACAGGTTTCAAGGATGCCGCTCTGGTGACCGCAGCCTACGGTCTGGGCGAAAACGTGGTGCAGGGTGCTGTCAACCCTGACGAATACTTTGTCTTCAAGCCCACCCTCAAGCAAGGCTTTAGACCCATTCTTGAAAAACGCTTGGGCAGCAAAGAAATCAAGATGGTTTATGACACGGGCGGCTCGAAGCTCACCAAAAATGTGACGGTGTCAGACAGTGAACGCTGTAAATATGCGATCACCGATGATGAAATTCTCAAGCTGGCTGAATGGGCCTGCATCATCGAAGATCACTACTCCAACGTCCGCGGCATGTATACGCCCATGGACATTGAATGGGCGAAAGATGGGATTACCGGCGAGCTGTTCATCGTGCAGGCCCGTCCAGAAACCGTACAGTCGCAAAAAGCTGGCAATGTTCTCCGCAGCTATCGCCTCCAGGGTACCAGCGATGTGTTGATCACCGGGCGAGCCGTGGGCGAAATGATTGGCCAGGGCGATGCCCGAGTGATTTTGGATGTCCATGGCATCGACCAGTTCAAGCCCGGTGAAGTCTTGGTGACCAACAAGACCGATCCCGACTGGGAACCGATTATGAAACGCGCCAGTGCGATCGTCACCAACCAAGGCGGACGCACCTGCCACGCCGCGATTATTGCTCGGGAAATGGGTATTCCAGCGATCGTCGGCTGCGGTAATGCCACCGGCGTCCTCAAAACTGGGCAAGCCGTGACCGTCTCCTGCTCGGAAGGGGAGGAAGGTCGAGTCTATGCCGGTCTCGTGCCCTTTGAGGTGCAGGAAACCCAGTTGGATAACCTCCCGCGCACCCGCACTCAGATTTTGATGAATGTGGGCAACCCGGATGAAGCCTTTGGGTTATCGTCCATTCCCTGTGATGGCGTTGGTCTAGCCCGCTTCGAGTTCATCATTGCCAACCACATCAAGGCCCATCCCTTAGCCCTGCTGCACTTTGATACCCTGGAAGATGAGGCTGCCAAACGCGACATTGCTGAGCTGACGGCACTCTATGACCACAAACCTGACTTCTTTGTCGATAAGCTGGCTCACGGCATCGGCATGATTGCGGCAGCCTTCTATCCCAAGCCGGTGGTCGTTCGCATGTCTGACTTCAAGAGCAATGAATATGCCAACTTGCTCGGTGGGCGGCAGTTTGAACCGTCGGAAGAAAATCCGATGATTGGCTGGCGGGGCGCATCACGCTACTACGACCCTAGCTATGCCGAAGCCTATGGGCTGGAATGTAAGGCTCTCAAACGAGTCCGGGATGACATGGGATTAACCAACGTGATTCCCATGATTCCCTTCTGCCGCACCCCAGATGAGGGTCGTAAGGTGTTGGCAGAAATGGAAAAACATGGACTCAAGCGGGGTGACAACGGTCTGCAAGTCTATGTGATGTGCGAAATTCCCAGCAATGTCATCCTCGCGGATGCCTTCAGTCAGGTGTTTGATGGATTCTCCATTGGCTCCAATGACCTGACCCAACTCACCCTTGGTCTCGATCGCGATTCATCCTTGGTGGCGCACATCTTTGATGAACGCAACGAGGCGGTGAAGCACATGGTGCGAATGGTGATTGAGGCGGCTAAACGCAACCATCGCAAGATTGGCATCTGCGGCCAGGCTCCCAGTGACTATCCAGAATTTGCTGAATTCTTGGTTGAGCAAGGCATTGACTCCATTAGCCTCAACCCAGACTCGGTGATGAAGACCCTGTTGGCGATCGCTAAGGTTGAGGAAACTCAGTCCTAG
- a CDS encoding glycerophosphodiester phosphodiesterase has product MAAWMTLNGTPPLVIAHRGASGDRPEHTLAAYELAIALGADYVEPDLVPTRDGVLVARHENNLIDTTDVGDRPEFSDRYTTKQIDGQTCSGWFTEDFTLAELKTLRVRERLPFRDQSFNDQFQIPTWEEILILVRQAEQTTGRTIGIYPETKHPSYFQSMGLPIEAPLLQGLTHYGYGHPDDRICIQSFETQNLQDLRSLTALPLIQLIGQATEIQVDSDRPYADLLTPEGLAAIAQYAQGIGPDKRWIVPSHPTDAGQLLSPTDVVNRAHACGLWVHPYTFRNEPQFLHPAYATPRQEYQQFFRLGVDAVFSDAPGEAIAAREALA; this is encoded by the coding sequence ACATACCTTAGCGGCCTATGAGCTGGCGATCGCTCTGGGGGCAGATTACGTAGAGCCGGATCTGGTGCCTACCCGCGATGGGGTGTTGGTGGCTCGCCATGAAAATAACCTGATTGATACCACCGACGTTGGCGATCGCCCTGAGTTTAGCGATCGCTACACCACTAAACAGATCGATGGCCAGACCTGCTCGGGCTGGTTCACCGAAGATTTCACCCTGGCGGAACTGAAAACCCTGCGGGTGCGGGAACGACTCCCGTTTCGGGATCAGAGCTTTAACGATCAGTTTCAGATTCCCACCTGGGAGGAGATCCTAATCTTAGTGCGCCAAGCAGAGCAAACGACCGGGCGCACCATCGGCATCTATCCCGAAACCAAGCATCCCAGCTATTTTCAATCCATGGGTCTGCCTATCGAAGCTCCGCTCCTCCAAGGGCTGACCCACTATGGCTATGGACATCCTGACGATCGCATCTGCATTCAGTCCTTTGAAACCCAGAATTTACAGGATCTGCGATCGCTGACGGCGTTGCCGCTGATTCAGCTCATTGGCCAAGCGACGGAGATCCAGGTAGACAGCGATCGCCCCTATGCTGACCTGCTGACCCCGGAGGGATTGGCCGCGATCGCCCAGTATGCCCAGGGGATTGGCCCCGATAAACGCTGGATTGTGCCCAGCCATCCCACGGATGCTGGTCAACTGCTGTCGCCCACAGACGTCGTAAACCGCGCCCATGCCTGCGGCCTCTGGGTTCATCCCTACACCTTTCGCAACGAGCCGCAGTTTCTCCATCCGGCCTACGCCACTCCTCGCCAGGAGTATCAGCAGTTTTTTCGGCTGGGTGTGGATGCTGTGTTTAGTGATGCTCCTGGGGAAGCGATCGCGGCTCGGGAGGCATTAGCTTGA